Part of the Gemmatimonadaceae bacterium genome is shown below.
ATTGGAACGAATGTGCTCGTGATCAGCTCCTGAAAATTCAACGGGGCAAGGGGGCCACCGAGTCGTCGCTCGCGGTGCCACTGTGCCTGCGCTGAACTGCTTCTGGACGTGCGGTCAAGTCGGCCGCCGTCCAGAAGCAGAATATTTTCTCGGTTCGGGGCGATTCGCGACGCGTTGGAATCCGCCAGCGAGGTTGATGCGTCGGGCAGCCCCGTCCATCGTGCCTTTCTTCTCCGTCCGTCGCTCCGATCGGCCCGCAACCCTTCGCTGTGCGCTTCGCTTCGTCGTGGAGTAGTTCTACGTACCCCATGCGCGCGTGCTGTTCTAGGGATGCAAAGAATCGGGCGGAACTGACGTATCACGCACCACCGACACCGAATCCTTCGTCGACGCCGTGTCCACGCGCGCCGCAGAATCCGCCGCAGCCTTCCGCCGTGCCTTCTTGGGCGCCGGCGCGGTCGGCGCACCGGGAATCACGGAATCCGCCGGCGCTGAGCTCTTACCGAGTATCCCCATCACCTTCGCCTTCACGCTGAGCGCCGTCGCTTCGATCTGCACCGCCGCATCGTGCGCCGCCCCGCTCGGCTTGGTGGACCCATACCACCACACGCCATACGTCGCGACGCCGGCCAGGAACAGCCACGGCAGAATCGCGGGACGCCGCTTGAACTCGATCGGATCCTTCCGACGCACCTGCGGTTTCGGCGCAGCCGGCACCGCCATGCTCGCCACCGCCGGCGTCCCGGCGCGCGGCGTTTCCATGGCTGGCCGCACGCTCGCCGGGGCGCGCTGCCCGAGCGCATGGCGATAGATCTCCGCCGTCTGCGTCGGCGTCATGTCGGCGATCGCCGATACGAGCTGTGCGCCAAAATCGGCCACCCGGTCGAAGCGGTCGGTCGGGTCGGGCGCGAGCGCCTTGTCGAAGATGTCCTGCAGGACCGGTGGCCATTCGAGATCGGTGCGCACCTCGTCCAGGCGCCGCGGCCGGCTCGTGAGGCGGGCAATGAGCGATTCCTTGCTCGACGAGTTGCCGAATGCCTCATGCCCGGTGAGCGCCACAAAGCCTACAAGCGCGAGCGAGTACTGATCCGAACGTCCGTCGAGCACATCGCCGGAAAACTGCTCCGGGCTCATGAACTCCGGCGTGCCCACCGCGAAGCCCGTGCGCGTTACCTGCTGCGCTCGCGCGTCCATCGCGC
Proteins encoded:
- a CDS encoding protein kinase, with the protein product MSQNVCPQCGERFDGAVRFCPNDGATLNPGESDLVGKLVGGRYQVIKRLGEGGMGQVYLAEHVRMKRKSAIKIMRPALMHEPEALQRFTREAENASKISHPNVASIFDFGETDEGLVYLAMEFIDGEPLSAALAREKALHPLIAADVIGQAADALQAAHDLGILHRDFKPDNLMLSKRSDGTYLVKLVDFGIARAMDARAQQVTRTGFAVGTPEFMSPEQFSGDVLDGRSDQYSLALVGFVALTGHEAFGNSSSKESLIARLTSRPRRLDEVRTDLEWPPVLQDIFDKALAPDPTDRFDRVADFGAQLVSAIADMTPTQTAEIYRHALGQRAPASVRPAMETPRAGTPAVASMAVPAAPKPQVRRKDPIEFKRRPAILPWLFLAGVATYGVWWYGSTKPSGAAHDAAVQIEATALSVKAKVMGILGKSSAPADSVIPGAPTAPAPKKARRKAAADSAARVDTASTKDSVSVVRDTSVPPDSLHP